The nucleotide window AAGAGCCATTCACCGACGAATTCGCGAATGAAAGAGCGATGATCGTATCTGGGTCAAGCTTTCTAGCCCCTCAGTTCACAGTGctatttgagaaatttttggttttttgacaGCATTTTCTGGGTTTTTTCTCAGGTATGAATGTCATTATGGATTTTATACCTAATCACTCCGGCACCTCACATGATTGGTTTGTGAAATCTGTCAGGAAACAAGCACCTTACACTGATTACTACATTTGGAAGCCCTCCCTTTCGAACAATGTATCCGCACCTGTGCCACCTTGTAAGTGGGTAAGTGTTCAAAAACTTTGACTATGATCAACAAAATAAAACTTCTTAAGGGCCAAAATGAGAGAACACTGATTATGTGAGCAGAATACTGCAACTAATGTTATGCTTTATTATGCCTCATGTATGAAGCCTTCGAGTAGCTCAGAATCAAGTTAaaaaggaattttgaaacattacaaTCAAGATGCAGCATTTTCTAGTTTACCATCACAATAATAAATGAACCCACTCGGCAGCAGGGAACCAACGAGATAAcaatcccaagtagcatggattgcaatttcattgcaatggattgtgagttgattgcaatttttgcttgttgcctatacgttcatttgaaggcgcttaaaaagttgcaattttattgcaataagtttgcaagaaatgtagattatgcttgttgcctaaccttctttttcaaggcactataaagactgcaatttcggtgcaatcatgttgtaacaaattcacgccatgtgcctggcatccaattctctagttgttttaaagttttttcgacttaaatgtctcacctaacccatatagcccaacatatttcgaaaatattgtcacctttatcaaaatattttcatggcaatattgtaattaaaatattttcaaaatatttttaaaacattttaaaggaatattttgaaaatgtttacaaaaaatatttttaaaataattcaaaaatattgcctgtaaacatgcatgttaaaaatattccttaagaaagttttgaaaatattttaaaaatattttttgaaaatatttttaagttctcaagttagtatgtggtgtaatttacaccggtgtaaatttagtgtgagtacctattacgtgatatcgaaaaaaaaatcagacaaaaaaaatatgaaaaaaataaataacacgaaaaaaaataaataataggcaaaagaaagaagcctgagaaaaacggcgttaatcaaatctatgatgaatgttgagccacgcactgacgcaatgcatgcgataacagccttaacaggcgtgatttcaacccagctcatcatcagctccctgtagctcagtggaagagtgctccgctatgacactcgcgggtcgggttcaagcccactcaagggtgtccggtattttatgctgctaaacgtcgtaggacattaggtaagcatgggttcgaattattataatttccccggaaaatttaggggttgaaatttaaaggtcgtcaatattgaaatttctttgcaaaaaaaaaattgcaacttttttacaatgagggggtcagatgttgtaaaataattgcaattttcttgcaagaaagttgaaatcatctggaaattttatttcatttaaattgcaattttttcgttgcaaaatgctacttgggatgatttcaaaatcttgcaacTTATTTTCCTTAATAAACACTAAATGCATGTACAGTAATACAATTTACACGATTGTCTTCCTTCAAGATTAATAATTAATTTCCTGTAGAGAAAAAGATATATCCTTGCTATTCTAGGCATATACGATTTTTATAATATTGTAAACGCATTGGTTTTCTTCTACAAAATCCGATCCAAATATGctacatttaaagaaaaagtacaCAATATCATTCATTCTTTTCAACTGAATCAATGTCGATTTTCATAATCTAAgactaagttgaaaattaacaCTTGCAAACATTGTTGACGTTGTCAATTGCACTGTCTCAGTATTTCTCActtaaatttcattaattaataGGAGGGATATCTCATGGTTTTTCCTGGAATTCATGGTGATTTTTCTTTGACCTTGTGAGAAAAAACTCTGAACTTTTTATACTGATTTGTGCGATAGTTCtcccatgaaaaattaaattgttcataGAAATAGCAAAGACAGCATACATAGGCTCCTTCATGCAAGAGACAATATATTGTATCATTGAATACTTGGTGGAGTAATGTCATCAGACATTGATAATCCGAATCGACTTGCTCTGGCAAAGACGCTAATGCGAAGCATTTTAATCTATATTCAGACTGACTGATAAGAAAGGAGAGTCTGAAGAACCTTTCGGATGAGTTATCAGTTTTATTCATTAGGCAGAGAGAAATTGTCAAGTGGATGAGAGTTGACATCATATGATGGCCTCTAACATCTCTGATAATGTTTTATTAGTAGCATCTAGATTGGACTGAATTGAACAGGAAGGGACCAAattacattttgtaaaaagaaaaaaaatgcattggGAGTGGGTACCTAAATTTGAACTTAACGAGCAACACATTTCCTCCTGTCTAACAGtcaaaatggagagaaaatacTTCTAATGCAAAAATAAGCGTTTAAAACTTAAACTTAAACTCTAACATTAGTCTTATGGGGGACTTGTAAGCCATTCTTTCTTCCTTTCACTTTGATGTactttggttcctttctgttaaagtCTAATTCTTTTTCTTGAGAAAATACTTCCTGACTCAGGTTTCTTTAAGACCCCTCTGAACATTTGAAGGCAAGAATTAGAATGTTGaataattgaacaaattttgcAGCAATCTGCTTTAGGAGAGCCAGCATGGTCTTGGAACGAGCAGAGAGGTGAATACTACTACCATGCATATCACAAAGAAACCGCAGATTTGAATCTTAGAAACAATGATGTAAAGAAAGAACTGAAGGTAAGTGGATTGCTTgtcaaaactttttttatttctagtTCATGTTGCCAACAAATCATGAACAAATTCTGGAGCTGAGTGAAGTTGTGAAGTAGCGATTAGGCCTGAAATTTTCTTAGTACAATATTTTGGAACAAAATTAGACGGAAACTGTTTCTAATTATTGGAATTATATACTATATTATTTTAGATTGTTTAttatgtattattattattatttttttttattttttttattattattattattattattattttttaacttgGAAGAGGGAACACTTCCGGTACAAGTATTACTGACAGGCCACCGGCCAAAGTCAGTAACACATACAATCTTGCTCGAATAAAGTGAatgttattttaaagtaaattttaaaaaaaatatattattattattatattattattatttcaattgTTATCAGATTTCTTAATTGCATCATCAGTCATGAAAAGTTTATGTgggcttaaaattattttttccccagacaactttgaaattattctctcttgaaatctccccaaaaaataaaatgtgagccctgaaaatctaaaaatagtacattttcttcggaaaatacactcaaaaAGGGTGCAAAAAAGCCTAATCAATGACTTAAACCCCTTAAAAATCTAGAACCAAAGAGGGATTAgacaaaaatatcaacaattacAGCtgattgtggttttttttcccaggatATTCTTCAGTTCTGGATGTCTTTGGGTGTCAAAGGTTTTGTGATTGAGACAGTTTCATATCTTTTTGAAGATGAGAAATGCTTGGATGACACAGCCGCTGATAAGAAGCAGTCTTCCACACTtaaccaaaaggaaaatttgccACTATTAAAAGAATGGCGCAAATTTATTGATGAGTATCTTTCAAAGGATCCGAAAACACCTGGGTACATACTGATGTTTTTGCAAGGAATTATGTTAAATAATAAGTTATAACAATTTTAAATAGAATTATTATGTCTGaggaaatgtattaaaaaagaaagatgaGACAATCCGGGCAAAATTCCACAGATATCAAGTGAATGATTAAAAAACAACAACCTTAAAGGCGGGGTAACATTACTGAGAGGAAGATCTTTTCACCAGTGTACTGAGAAACAGATTTTGCTTATATAACAATCTGTCTAGTAAAAACTAATGACGTTTTGTCTGGCAAAATCTACAAAAACAAAACGCTGTCATTATTATTTACAtaacagattttgatttaataaAACGTTTTTCTCGTTTTACACAAATATTCATTCAGACAAGGTTTCCTCAAATATTTATTAGGATAATACTTAACCGGCTTTGAAAGAGACATTAATTCTTACGGCACTAAAAGCCAAATTTGTACCACCACGTTGTCTCAAAGCCACACAACCCTCTCAATGAAGATGAATAGTACTTTGAATTTTAGACACAATTGATTCTAATTATCCTCTTCACAGTAAGAATGTTTGacgattttttataaaattaaaacacctgttctttttttattaggTTTTTGATGGTGCGAGTTGAGCCCTTCGAAGAAATAGATGCTGATTATTATGGAGATGAAAAAGAACCAGGGGCTCACATTGTATCGAACCCTGCACTGTTGAAGAAAACAGAAACGATTAATTCAGCGGAGTTGGATATAACCATTGGTAAAGCATTAAAGCAGATGCTCTTGAAGGCCCCTCCGCTTTGGGTCAATTGGGCTGTAAGTATAAACCAatttatttttagtgttttttatgcattgtcatttttttaaaaatactacaCGAAAGCACTGCAGgggcaattggacgtatttctatcaaacagaactaagcaccatagggggaggaaggaagaaggggggcttggattggcgggtgttgcggaacgcgatgcttgTTCCGTCCTATAcctactcgcaatgcttttccatggcgcttagttccatttgacagaacgcgcgattcaggattctaaaatcctcaaaaggaactcaatttggcgcttagttccgtttaacagaaatacgtccgattgataGCTTAACAGCGCATTTGTTTCTCACTGTAATGACATTAATAACTTTTTTCACTATAAGTGTGAAGATCCCTGGAATTACTTTCAGTCAAATTACAGTCGGATCAAATCGTTTTCTCAGTGACAAAGTTTGACCAAGTTGTTTTTACaacaaattatccatttgcttGGCATATTGGTACATTTTGGTATACTTTCAGGTTGGAGGATCACGCATAACTCGAGTTGCTAACCGGCTGGGAAAAGAGCTAATCGATGGGGCAAATATGTTGATGCTCATGCTACCTGGTACACCAATAACTTATTACGGCGAGGAGATCGGAATGGAGGCATTTCATAAAATACCCACTGCTTACACAGCCATTGATTCGTATGCTAGAGACAGAACACCATTCCAGTGGTGTGATCATCCCAATGCAGGTTAGATGGATGACAgatttatgaaaggaaattatgcTGCACAAATTTAAATTCGAGGGGAGTGAAGGGACAACATTGCTATGCTTCAACTAGAAGCAGTTTTGTAGTGCCATTGATCAACAGCAGCCAGTAACATTTTCAAGCCGCCTGTTTGCATGACGGCGTAAATACCCTTTCGGATAATATATAGGAACTGCAGATAACAGTGTTAAgtacctcaaatttttagataaaaataagATATTAGTCAGTTTGAGTAGAATCAGTTTCCTGGTATATATGTACTTGGCAACAAATTTAAACGCCAGAGcttattttttaacttcaataatcaaattttaatttcatttgtgtcatattgatggccaaagtcgCAAAATGCCTACCTCAAATTGCGGCATTGTAAATTTTCCCCGGTATTTTactcttcaaagaaaaaccaaccaacagtttccatcaaattttctgtgaattttcctctctcactctaaaaaaaccacaacAAATTGAAAAGCACATTTTGATTAGTTTCCTTTGAAGAATATTAAACGTAATTGGCAATTTTCAAATGTTACAATTAAGATTTGCATTTTTCTCATTATGCCATCGGTATTCTGTATCGGTATTCAGCTCGTAATTTTTCAGCTTAGAATGCATTTTTCACGAGCTAGCACAAATGTCACTGTATTCCCTCATCCATGATATCCTTTCATTTAGATCTCTTGTCATTTTAATGTGACCATGGGCGCGAAAGAAGCCCTTCTATCAGAAACCTAAAAGAGGATTACAGTGCCACTGCTTGGAGGGTTATCGCAAAAAACACCCAAAAAGTCGAACCAACCGAAAGTTTTGATAGTTCGGAACTTGCGGTTaaagtctttgaaaaaaaaagacaagcaTTAACTTCCTGTCTCACAacgatcttttttttaaaggggggggggataactttgaaaattttctaccgaaaactttcagattttttgatCCAACTTATAAAATTTGCCTTTGTGCACTATGGATCATTTTATTACAGACATTAATATGTTTATTACTTTCCTAATTATTGGAAGTTTGGCATTCCTTTCATGGTCTTTCTTCCAAAAACGAAAACTTACTACTGCTCTGTCTATTTCCTCGTATTTTGTGAGTTCAGAGCTCTTCCTTTACAAAATTtgctttcctttaaattttaaaacttatcATGAAAAGTGGTATgcacttcatttaaaaaatttttatcaTTCTGTCTTTAAAGTCATGATTGTTAAAACAGGATTTACAGAATCGCACGCGACAGACACATACCTTCCAGTCAACTCAAACTACTTCCGCATTAATG belongs to Bemisia tabaci chromosome 6, PGI_BMITA_v3 and includes:
- the LOC109038724 gene encoding maltase 1 isoform X1, producing MRFVLMSFFNFCFFFVFCNGGQKILATNPNWWKSTIFYQIIVPSFRDSNNDGIGDFKGAKQGLSYLKDLGVGTVWLSSFHKSTPPLTDFAVIDFKSVHPQFGTLADFQDFIAEAKSLGMNVIMDFIPNHSGTSHDWFVKSVRKQAPYTDYYIWKPSLSNNVSAPVPPCKWQSALGEPAWSWNEQRGEYYYHAYHKETADLNLRNNDVKKELKDILQFWMSLGVKGFVIETVSYLFEDEKCLDDTAADKKQSSTLNQKENLPLLKEWRKFIDEYLSKDPKTPGFLMVRVEPFEEIDADYYGDEKEPGAHIVSNPALLKKTETINSAELDITIGKALKQMLLKAPPLWVNWAVGGSRITRVANRLGKELIDGANMLMLMLPGTPITYYGEEIGMEAFHKIPTAYTAIDSYARDRTPFQWCDHPNAGFTESHATDTYLPVNSNYFRINVESEKEDTKSHLNNYKRVAKLRNQPEMLTADVSTFLMNANVYALVRETSTDKKYIVLVNFAENSPCINFKQNILDIKDPYLFVHSASENSEYNINERVNIDNCFMMRPKSSLLLTTSGSSILRITLGILMLPIYLSCRAA
- the LOC109038724 gene encoding maltase 1 isoform X2; translated protein: MRFVLMSFFNFCFFFVFCNGGQKILATNPNWWKSTIFYQIIVPSFRDSNNDGIGDFKGAKQGLSYLKDLGVGTVWLSSFHKSTPPLTDFAVIDFKSVHPQFGTLADFQDFIAEAKSLGMNVIMDFIPNHSGTSHDWFVKSVRKQAPYTDYYIWKPSLSNNVSAPVPPCKWQSALGEPAWSWNEQRGEYYYHAYHKETADLNLRNNDVKKELKDILQFWMSLGVKGFVIETVSYLFEDEKCLDDTAADKKQSSTLNQKENLPLLKEWRKFIDEYLSKDPKTPGFLMVRVEPFEEIDADYYGDEKEPGAHIVSNPALLKKTETINSAELDITIGKALKQMLLKAPPLWVNWAVGGSRITRVANRLGKELIDGANMLMLMLPGTPITYYGEEIGMEAFHKIPTAYTAIDSYARDRTPFQWCDHPNAGFTESHATDTYLPVNSNYFRINVESEKEDTKSHLNNYKRVAKLRNQPEMLTADVSTFLMNANVYALVSERVNIDNCFMMRPKSSLLLTTSGSSILRITLGILMLPIYLSCRAA